The following proteins come from a genomic window of Erpetoichthys calabaricus chromosome 18, fErpCal1.3, whole genome shotgun sequence:
- the LOC127526294 gene encoding zinc finger BED domain-containing protein gives MEGSRKRSRSLVWSYFDLVSPSKVKCMICDKQLAFSGNTSSMLRHLRSMHPGVTEEYDNPAVSAHTGTSKKGRQEELDEALVDIVVKDLQPFSIVEDKGFQAFVN, from the exons ATGGAAGGTTCACGCAAGAGGTCTCGATCGCTGGTGTGGAGttactttgatttagtatctccaTCGAAGGTAAAATGCATGATTTGCGATAAGCAACTTGCATTTAGCGGTAACACGTCTTCAATGCTTCGTCACTTGAGGTCGATGCATCCTGGCGTTACAGAGGAGTATGACAATCCTGCTGTATCTGCTCACACTGGAACTTCTAAGAAAG gcAGACAAGAGGAACTGGATGAGGCTTTGGTTGACATAGTGGTAAAAGATTTGCAGCCCTTTTCTATTGTCGAAGATAAAGGCTTCCAGGCTTTTGTTAACTAA